The genomic DNA CAAAGAGCGCTGGAAACCCTGGTCCAGGAGCAGCCCGCCTATTGGTTCGAGTTCGGCCGGCTCATGGCCCAACAGCTCCGGGTCGCGCTCCTGGGCATGGACGAGAACGCGCTGCTGCCCGTGCCCGTCCGGCTCGCCCGGCGCCTGCTTCACATCATCCAGAACTATGGGGACCGGCACACCCACAGCAGCCGGGTCATCGGGGTGAGCCAGGAACAGCTCGCGATGATGCTCTGCATCTCCCGGCAGACGACGAACCAGCTCCTCAAGAACCTGGAGGCCCAGGGCGCCGTGCGGCTGCGCTACGGGGAGATCGAGATCATCGATCTGGAGAAGCTGCGCGAGCTGAGCACGCCTCCGGAGTGACCAGGGAGCCATCCTCCACACGGAGCGTGCATGCGGCGGGCGTCTGCATTAGGCACTCTCCCGCATGTCCGCTCCCTCCCCCGTGGTCGAGCTTCACGATGTCTCCAAGTCCTACGCCGAGGGCGATGCCGTGCGGGAAGTCCTCGCGGGCACGAACCTCACGCTGAACGCGGGCGAGTTCACCGTGCTGCTGGGCCGCAGCGGCTCGGGCAAGTCCACCCTGCTCAACCTCATCAGCGGGATTGATCAACCCACGCGCGGCACGGTGCGGGTGGCGGGCCAGGACCTGGGCCACATGAGCGAGCACGCGCGCACGCTCCTGCGCCGCGAGCGCATCGGCTTCATCTTCCAGGCCTTCAACCTGCTTCCCACGCTCACGGTGGAGGAGAACATCCTCCTGCCCCTGGAGCTGACGGGACGCACGGGAGCCGCCTCGCGCGACCGGGTGCGCGAACTCCTGGGCACCGTGGGCCTGGGCAACCGGGCCGCGAGCTTCCCGGACCGGCTCTCCGGCGGCGAGCAGCAACGCGTGGCCGTGGCCCGGGCGCTCGCCCACGCTCCGCCCCTGCTCCTGGCGGACGAGCCCACGGGCAACCTGGACGAGCAGACCGGGCGCAAGGTGTTGGACCTGCTGGAAGACCTCACGCGCCGCGAGCGCGTCTGCGCCCTCATCGTCACCCATGATCCGGGACTGATGGCGCGCGCCCACCGGGTGCTGCGGCTGGAAGCGGGCCGGCTCATCGAGCAGGCGGTGCGGCCGTGAGTCAGCGCCTCCTCGCGCGCGCGAGCCTGCGCCACCTGGGAAGCCATCCGTGGCTCACGGCGCTGTCGCTCCTGGGCATCGCGCTGGGCGTGGCGGTGGTGGTGTCCATCGACCTGGCCAACGCGAGCGCCATGCGCGCCTTCGAGCGCTCCACGGACACGGTGACGGGCCGAGCCACGCACCAGCTCATCGGCGGACCCACGGGGCTGCCGGAGACGGTGTACCGCGACCTCCGCCTGCTGCCCGGCGCGCCCGTGTCCGCGCCGATGGTGGAGGGCTCCGTGCGCGCGCTCGGCGGAGACCAGCGGCCCCTCACCGTGCTCGGGGTGGATCCACTCTCCGAGGCGCCCTTCCGCGCCTACGTGCCCCAATCCAGGGCCGAGGTGGACCTGGGCGCGTTCCTCACCGAGCCCGGTGCCGCGCTGCTCACGCGACGCACGGCCGGCGCCCTGGGCGTGAAGGCGGGAGACGCGCTCGACGTGGGCGTGGAGGGCGTGACGAAGCAACTGCGGGTGCTCGCCGTCCTGGAGCCCGGGGACGAGGGCACCGCCCGCGCCATGGAGGGCCTGGTGCTCACCGACATCTCCACGGCGCAGGAACTGCTCGGACACGAGGGGCGCCTCACGCGCATCGACCTGATCCTCCCGGAGGCGACGGCCGAGGTCACGCTCGCGCGGCTGCGGCTCCCCGAGGGCGTGGAAGTCGTTCGGCCCCAGGCGCGCGGCAACGCGGTGGCGCAGATGACCCGGGCGTTCCGCACCAACCTCACGGCGCTGTCCCTGCTCGCGCTCGTGGTGGGCACGTTCCTCATCTACAACACCATGACGTTCTCCGTGGTGCAGCGGCGCGAACAGCTCGGCCGGTTGCGCGCGCTCGGCGTCACCCGGGGAGAGCTGTTCACGCTGGTGCTCGGCGAGGCGGGCGTGCTGGGCCTCGTGGGCACCGTGGGCGGCGTGCTCCTGGGGATTCTCCTCGGCCGGGGCCTGGTGGTGCTCGTCACCCAGACCATCAACGACCTTTATATGTCCGTGAGCGTGCGGGGACTCGCGCTGGAGCCCTTCACGTTGGGCAAGGGCGTGCTGCTGGGACTCGGCGCCACGCTCGCCGCCGCGCTGCGTCCCGCGTGGGAGGCCGCCCGCTCCGCCCCCGCCCTCACCCTGCGCCGCTCCACCCTGGAGGACGTGACACGGGGAAGAGCACCCCGGCTCGCGCTGGCGGGACTCGGGGTGCTCGTGCTCGGCGTGGGATTGCTGATGCTGCCCACCCCCGAGTTGCTGCCCGCCTACGCGGGGCTCTTCTCCGTGCTGCTCGGCGCGTCGCTGCTGGTGCCGGGGCTCACGGCGCTCCTGGCCCAGGGGGCGGCCGGACCGTTGGGCCGCGCGTTTGGACTGCTCGGGCGCATGGCGGCGCGGGGCGTGACGGCGAGCCTCAGCCGCACCGCCGTGGCGCTCGCGGCGCTGATGGTGGCGGTGGCCACCACGGTGGGCGTGGGGCTGATGGTGACGAGCTTCCGGGGCACCGTGGCGGACTGGCTCGGCTCCTCGTTGCAGGCGGACGTCTATGTGTCGCCGCCCTCGCTCGTCGCCCGGCGCGGAGGAGCCGCCTTCCTCCCGGGGCTCGCCGAGCGCGTGCGTGACACCCCGGGCGTGGCCAGCAGCAGCACGATGCGCTCGGCCCAGGTGCGCGTGGGCGGCGTGCTCACGGACGTGCGCGCGGTGGACTTCGGCGGCACGACCGCACGACCCTACCGCTTCAAGGAGGGCAACCCAGAGACCGTGTGGAAGGAGCTGGACGCGCCCGACGCCGTGCTCGTCTCCGAGCCCTTCTCCTTCCATCGCCGCGTGGGCGTGGGCGGCCGCGTGGAGCTGGCCACGGACAA from Melittangium boletus DSM 14713 includes the following:
- a CDS encoding Crp/Fnr family transcriptional regulator, which produces MKPDRTALDYLELFRTGSWFRAMPAGLQEKLLRAGVLRTLKTGQHLFSRGDPPGGIHGMVDGAIQLRSVGPSGKESLLMLLEPPSWSGEISLFDGLPRTHDAIADGPSVVVHVPQRALETLVQEQPAYWFEFGRLMAQQLRVALLGMDENALLPVPVRLARRLLHIIQNYGDRHTHSSRVIGVSQEQLAMMLCISRQTTNQLLKNLEAQGAVRLRYGEIEIIDLEKLRELSTPPE
- a CDS encoding ABC transporter ATP-binding protein, producing MSAPSPVVELHDVSKSYAEGDAVREVLAGTNLTLNAGEFTVLLGRSGSGKSTLLNLISGIDQPTRGTVRVAGQDLGHMSEHARTLLRRERIGFIFQAFNLLPTLTVEENILLPLELTGRTGAASRDRVRELLGTVGLGNRAASFPDRLSGGEQQRVAVARALAHAPPLLLADEPTGNLDEQTGRKVLDLLEDLTRRERVCALIVTHDPGLMARAHRVLRLEAGRLIEQAVRP
- a CDS encoding ABC transporter permease; this translates as MSQRLLARASLRHLGSHPWLTALSLLGIALGVAVVVSIDLANASAMRAFERSTDTVTGRATHQLIGGPTGLPETVYRDLRLLPGAPVSAPMVEGSVRALGGDQRPLTVLGVDPLSEAPFRAYVPQSRAEVDLGAFLTEPGAALLTRRTAGALGVKAGDALDVGVEGVTKQLRVLAVLEPGDEGTARAMEGLVLTDISTAQELLGHEGRLTRIDLILPEATAEVTLARLRLPEGVEVVRPQARGNAVAQMTRAFRTNLTALSLLALVVGTFLIYNTMTFSVVQRREQLGRLRALGVTRGELFTLVLGEAGVLGLVGTVGGVLLGILLGRGLVVLVTQTINDLYMSVSVRGLALEPFTLGKGVLLGLGATLAAALRPAWEAARSAPALTLRRSTLEDVTRGRAPRLALAGLGVLVLGVGLLMLPTPELLPAYAGLFSVLLGASLLVPGLTALLAQGAAGPLGRAFGLLGRMAARGVTASLSRTAVALAALMVAVATTVGVGLMVTSFRGTVADWLGSSLQADVYVSPPSLVARRGGAAFLPGLAERVRDTPGVASSSTMRSAQVRVGGVLTDVRAVDFGGTTARPYRFKEGNPETVWKELDAPDAVLVSEPFSFHRRVGVGGRVELATDKGPASFRVVGVYYDYGSDAGTVLMTRATWLAHFEDGRVSGVALYAAPGEDVDALVARVRERVAGEQELTLRSNRALLATSLEVFDRTFTITHVLRLLAIGVAFVGVLSALMALQLERAREFAVLRATGLTPRQLWALVSLQTGLLGVLAGLFALPLGVALAYVLVHVINQRSFGWSLQLVVSPEVLLQALGLALLAAALAGLYPSWKMSRANPAQALREE